The following proteins come from a genomic window of Anopheles ziemanni chromosome 3, idAnoZiCoDA_A2_x.2, whole genome shotgun sequence:
- the LOC131288567 gene encoding LYR motif-containing protein 4, translated as MAGAAHKMKVLSLYKQMLRASQNFDAYNYRMYALRRIRDAFRDNKALTDSASIENELSNAKKTLEIIKRQTIVGQLYQAPDKLVIEK; from the exons ATGGCCGGTGCAGCGCACAAGATGAAGGTACTATCGCTCTACAAACAGATGCTTCGTGCGTCGCAGAACTTCGATGCGTACAACTATCG AATGTATGCGCTTCGCCGGATCCGCGATGCATTTAGAGACAACAAAGCTCTTACCGACAGTGCAAGCATTGAGAATGAGCTGTCCAACGCGAAGAAAACTTTAGAAATCATTAAAAGACAG ACCATTGTGGGTCAACTATATCAAGCGCCAGACAAGCTGGTGATagaaaagtaa